A part of Streptomyces sp. NBC_00557 genomic DNA contains:
- a CDS encoding glycosyltransferase family 87 protein — protein sequence MNRLRVNSGRVLCVTLAWLGTRALMLWLLTHDTARLLGGGTVSGEVRQLYFDWSGVLARGSFPVHDTLWQYPPGAGAVLLAPRLLPWPAYFPAFVVLTLAADALVTAALTRTGRRAGRSLRGAALWTGGLPLLLQLPLARYDVQATAFAVLSLLVLGRSTRACGVLGALGALVKVWPALVLLGTPRGAATRRAWGWATAASVTAFGVLAVRFDHPLSFLRGQGGRGVQIESLAGTALNLARHAGWPGRARYRYGATELVGPHVAAVAAACLALTVVAFGLLVLWRVRARRWTEATPFDAALSAVLLFTVTSRVISPQYMVWLLGLAAVCLTSRHTSQRPAAALVLAATALSTLVFPMNYGEVTAGTWTGCLLMLARNGILAVAAVLSLVRLWRSTEPRQKTVRTTEPRPGSDRLPERALSLS from the coding sequence ATGAACCGTCTCCGTGTCAACTCCGGTCGGGTCCTCTGCGTCACTCTCGCCTGGCTGGGCACCCGCGCCCTGATGCTGTGGCTGCTCACCCACGACACCGCTCGGCTGCTCGGCGGCGGCACGGTGTCCGGTGAGGTGCGGCAGCTGTACTTCGACTGGTCCGGCGTGCTCGCGCGCGGTTCGTTCCCGGTGCACGACACGCTGTGGCAGTACCCGCCGGGCGCCGGCGCGGTGCTGCTGGCGCCCCGCCTGCTGCCGTGGCCTGCGTACTTCCCGGCGTTCGTGGTGCTCACCCTGGCCGCGGACGCGCTGGTCACGGCCGCGCTGACCCGCACGGGGCGGCGGGCCGGGCGCAGCCTGCGCGGCGCGGCCCTGTGGACGGGCGGCCTGCCGCTGCTGCTGCAGCTCCCGCTCGCCCGGTACGACGTCCAGGCCACTGCCTTCGCGGTGCTCTCCCTGCTGGTGCTCGGGCGCTCCACGCGCGCGTGCGGTGTGCTCGGGGCGCTGGGCGCGCTGGTGAAGGTGTGGCCGGCGCTGGTGCTGCTCGGCACGCCCCGGGGGGCCGCGACGCGCCGGGCGTGGGGCTGGGCGACGGCGGCCTCGGTCACCGCGTTCGGCGTGCTCGCCGTGCGCTTCGACCACCCCCTGTCCTTCCTGCGCGGGCAGGGCGGGCGGGGCGTGCAGATCGAGTCGCTGGCCGGCACGGCGCTGAACCTGGCGCGGCACGCCGGCTGGCCGGGCCGGGCGCGCTACCGGTACGGCGCCACCGAGCTGGTCGGCCCGCATGTGGCGGCCGTCGCCGCCGCCTGTCTGGCGCTGACCGTGGTCGCCTTCGGGCTGCTGGTGCTGTGGCGGGTGCGGGCGCGGCGCTGGACCGAGGCGACGCCGTTCGACGCGGCGCTGAGCGCAGTGCTGCTGTTCACGGTCACCAGCCGGGTGATCAGCCCGCAGTACATGGTCTGGCTGCTCGGTCTCGCCGCGGTGTGCCTGACCTCGCGGCACACCAGCCAGCGGCCGGCCGCGGCGCTGGTCCTGGCGGCGACGGCGCTGAGCACCCTGGTGTTCCCGATGAACTACGGCGAGGTGACGGCGGGCACCTGGACCGGCTGTCTGCTGATGCTGGCCCGCAACGGGATCCTGGCCGTCGCGGCCGTGCTGTCGCTGGTCCGGTTGTGGCGCTCGACTGAACCGAGGCAAAAGACCGTGCGGACGACGGAACCCCGGCCCGGTTCCGACCGTCTTCCGGAACGAGCGCTAAGCCTCTCTTAA
- a CDS encoding glycosyltransferase family 2 protein, producing MRSDANDTPDTAGTAEAARTAQVAVVVIGYNDRTHVGDAVRSALAQGPAVAEVVAVDDCSTDGSAELLGRLAAEEPRLRVVRLDVNSGGCGSPRNAGIAAVTAPYVMFLDSDDVLPPGAVDALLAAATGAHAEVASGLCVRRELPSGREQPWQAPLYTARTVLARPAQRPSLVHDTLCVNKLYRTGFLREHGIRFPEGRFLYEDIVFTARVLAAGPRIALVPDRVYVWHVRRSAEQLSLSLNREHIDNWKARVEACALAYDILLGAGQKELARAARAKFLDHEVRMYARELGLRDADYRRAWWTHTREYLARYDATDWELNPSAPGRVLARVVMESPEPRDLPRLRELAARPARLLPPYARTPDGVPVWSADLPQVTLAPFLTRPIGVLPLAVDAELRPRARASLLRLRLHELYGRVAEAGPREVDVAWQSRDDERTRGRTTVPLTPSGTRGDTPSSSESGVKGAADSWTAELPVDLAALGAGTWDLRLTLRFADGAQRDVTAHALTGAGRLARRAVPSARHGVLLVQPYATHSGALAIRVATGVRGVLRVVRGRLRRLLH from the coding sequence ATGCGATCAGACGCGAACGACACACCCGATACGGCAGGTACCGCCGAGGCGGCGCGCACGGCGCAGGTCGCCGTGGTCGTCATCGGCTACAACGACCGTACCCATGTCGGCGACGCCGTGCGTTCGGCGCTGGCGCAGGGGCCGGCGGTCGCGGAGGTCGTCGCCGTGGACGACTGCTCCACGGACGGCAGCGCCGAGCTGCTCGGCCGGCTGGCCGCCGAGGAGCCCCGGCTGCGGGTGGTGCGCCTGGACGTGAACAGCGGCGGCTGCGGCAGCCCGCGCAACGCCGGGATCGCCGCGGTGACCGCGCCGTACGTGATGTTCCTGGACAGCGACGACGTGCTGCCGCCCGGTGCGGTGGACGCGCTGCTGGCGGCGGCCACCGGGGCGCACGCCGAGGTCGCGAGCGGGCTGTGCGTGCGCCGGGAGCTGCCCTCGGGGCGTGAACAACCCTGGCAGGCGCCCCTCTACACGGCGCGCACCGTGCTCGCCCGCCCCGCCCAGCGCCCGAGCCTGGTCCACGACACGCTGTGCGTCAACAAGCTGTACCGGACCGGCTTCCTGCGCGAGCACGGCATCCGCTTCCCCGAGGGCCGCTTCCTCTACGAGGACATCGTCTTCACCGCGCGCGTGCTGGCCGCCGGCCCGCGCATCGCGCTCGTACCGGACCGTGTGTACGTGTGGCACGTGCGCCGCTCCGCCGAGCAGCTGTCGCTCTCGCTGAACCGGGAGCACATAGACAACTGGAAGGCGCGCGTGGAGGCGTGCGCGCTGGCATACGACATCCTGCTGGGCGCCGGTCAGAAGGAGCTGGCCAGGGCGGCGCGGGCCAAGTTCCTCGATCACGAGGTGCGCATGTACGCGCGCGAGCTGGGATTGCGCGACGCGGACTACCGGCGCGCGTGGTGGACGCACACCCGCGAGTACCTCGCGCGCTACGACGCCACCGACTGGGAGCTGAACCCGAGCGCTCCGGGCCGGGTGCTGGCGCGGGTCGTCATGGAGTCGCCGGAGCCGCGCGACCTGCCCCGGCTGCGCGAGCTGGCCGCCCGCCCGGCGCGGCTGCTGCCGCCCTACGCCCGCACTCCCGACGGCGTCCCCGTCTGGTCCGCCGATCTTCCCCAGGTCACCCTCGCGCCGTTCCTGACCCGCCCCATCGGTGTCCTCCCGCTCGCAGTCGACGCGGAACTGCGGCCACGCGCGCGTGCCTCGCTGCTGCGCCTGCGGCTGCACGAGCTGTACGGCAGGGTCGCCGAGGCCGGCCCGCGCGAGGTGGACGTGGCGTGGCAGTCCCGGGACGACGAGCGGACGCGGGGGCGTACGACGGTCCCGCTCACGCCCTCCGGCACCCGCGGCGACACGCCCAGCAGTTCGGAATCCGGTGTGAAAGGCGCCGCGGACAGCTGGACGGCCGAGCTGCCCGTCGACCTGGCCGCGCTCGGCGCCGGCACCTGGGACCTGCGGCTGACCCTGCGCTTCGCGGACGGCGCGCAGCGGGACGTCACGGCGCACGCGCTGACGGGCGCCGGCCGGCTGGCCCGGCGCGCCGTCCCGAGCGCCCGGCACGGCGTGCTCCTGGTGCAGCCGTACGCCACGCACTCCGGCGCGCTGGCGATTCGCGTGGCGACCGGCGTGCGCGGGGTACTGCGGGTGGTGCGCGGCCGGCTGCGCCGCCTGCTTCACTGA
- the galE gene encoding UDP-glucose 4-epimerase GalE translates to MTWLITGGAGYIGAHVVRAMTEAGERAVVYDDLSTGDARRVPAEVPLVRGSVLDADRVARTLAEHEISGVVHLAAKKQVGESVERPLEYYRENVEGLRTLLEEVTRAEVPSFVFSSSAAVYGMPDVDLVTEETPCRPLSPYGETKLAGEWLVRATGRATGLSTASLRYFNVAGAAAPELADTGVFNLVPMVFEKLTEGASPRIFGDDYPTPDGTCVRDYIHVVDLAEAHVTVARALASSPGADLTLNIGRGEGVSVREMIDRINALTGYARPPAVAPRRPGDPARVVASAARIATELGWQAKYDVEDMITSAWAGWVHHHPEAARA, encoded by the coding sequence ATGACCTGGCTGATCACCGGCGGTGCCGGATACATCGGGGCACACGTCGTACGGGCGATGACCGAGGCGGGCGAGCGCGCGGTCGTCTACGACGACCTGTCCACGGGCGACGCCAGGCGCGTGCCGGCGGAGGTCCCGCTGGTGCGGGGCTCCGTGCTGGACGCGGACCGGGTGGCCCGCACACTCGCGGAGCACGAGATCAGCGGGGTCGTGCACCTGGCGGCGAAGAAGCAGGTCGGGGAGTCGGTGGAGCGCCCGCTGGAGTACTACCGGGAGAACGTCGAGGGTCTGCGCACCCTCCTGGAGGAGGTGACGCGGGCGGAGGTCCCCTCCTTCGTCTTCTCGTCGTCGGCCGCCGTGTACGGCATGCCGGACGTCGACCTGGTGACGGAGGAGACCCCCTGCCGGCCCCTGTCCCCCTACGGCGAGACCAAGCTGGCCGGCGAGTGGCTGGTGCGCGCGACGGGCCGGGCCACCGGCCTGTCCACGGCGTCCCTGCGCTACTTCAACGTGGCGGGCGCGGCCGCCCCCGAACTCGCCGACACCGGCGTGTTCAACCTCGTCCCGATGGTCTTCGAGAAGCTCACCGAGGGCGCGTCACCGCGGATCTTCGGCGACGACTACCCGACGCCGGACGGCACCTGTGTGCGCGACTACATCCACGTGGTCGACCTGGCCGAGGCCCATGTCACCGTCGCCCGCGCCCTGGCTTCCTCCCCCGGCGCCGACCTGACCCTCAACATCGGCCGCGGCGAGGGCGTGTCGGTCCGCGAGATGATCGACCGCATCAACGCGCTCACCGGCTACGCCCGCCCGCCGGCCGTCGCCCCGCGCCGCCCCGGCGACCCGGCGCGCGTGGTCGCCTCGGCGGCCCGCATCGCCACGGAACTGGGCTGGCAGGCCAAGTACGACGTCGAGGACATGATCACTTCGGCCTGGGCCGGCTGGGTACACCACCACCCGGAGGCAGCACGGGCCTAG
- a CDS encoding TetR/AcrR family transcriptional regulator — translation MTTNADEPSTRPRRRTPAGAAVLREDVTEAIRAAVFEELAAVGYARMSIEGIARRAGVGKTAVYRRWRSKLHLVLDVVSAMAVLGLPVPETGSLEGDLRLLYEVTSRALRHPVASQIIPDLQAEAARNPDIADAFQKALRDGQEGVASKIVAAAEERGELRAGVDPDLALDLISGPLYWRAVVIRTPKLPKGYLADLARATAGALKAL, via the coding sequence ATGACGACGAACGCCGACGAGCCCTCGACGCGTCCGCGCCGCCGGACGCCCGCCGGGGCCGCCGTACTCCGGGAGGACGTGACCGAGGCCATCCGGGCGGCGGTCTTCGAAGAGCTCGCGGCCGTGGGCTACGCCCGCATGTCCATCGAGGGCATCGCGCGGCGGGCCGGCGTCGGCAAGACCGCGGTGTACCGGCGCTGGCGTTCCAAGCTGCACCTGGTGCTGGACGTCGTCTCGGCCATGGCGGTGCTGGGCCTGCCGGTGCCCGAGACGGGCTCCCTCGAGGGCGATCTGCGCCTGCTGTACGAGGTCACCTCGCGCGCCCTGCGCCATCCGGTCGCCTCGCAGATCATCCCCGACCTCCAGGCGGAGGCGGCCCGCAACCCCGACATCGCCGACGCCTTCCAGAAGGCCCTGCGGGACGGCCAGGAGGGTGTGGCCAGCAAGATCGTGGCGGCGGCGGAGGAGAGGGGCGAGCTCCGCGCGGGCGTCGACCCCGACCTCGCCCTCGACCTGATCTCCGGACCCCTGTACTGGCGCGCGGTGGTGATCCGCACCCCGAAACTCCCGAAGGGCTACCTGGCCGACCTGGCCCGCGCGACGGCGGGGGCGCTCAAGGCGCTGTGA
- a CDS encoding ABC transporter permease — protein MSQVLDTPPPTRAPADDDLAALAARHGLSVSGARPTLPEYVRQLWARRHFITAFATAKLTAQYSQAKLGQIWQVMTPLLNAAVYYFIFGVLLGTKKGVPDYIPFLVTGVFVWTFTQSSIQVGTRAISGNLGLVRALHFPRAALPISFCIQQLQQLLFSMAALVVILLGFGLPVTPGWLLVIPVLVLQFLFNAGMAMIMARMGAKTPDIAQLMPFVLRTWMYVSGVMWSISKLTKKDHLPHIVTILLENNPAAVYIDLMRYALIKSFHARQLPPHVWATATGWALLAGVGGFIYFWKAEEKYGRG, from the coding sequence GTGAGCCAGGTCCTCGACACACCGCCCCCCACCCGGGCCCCGGCCGACGACGATCTCGCGGCGCTCGCCGCCCGGCACGGCCTGTCGGTCAGCGGCGCCCGCCCGACCCTGCCGGAGTACGTCCGCCAGCTGTGGGCCCGGCGGCACTTCATCACCGCCTTCGCCACCGCCAAGCTCACCGCGCAGTACAGCCAGGCGAAGCTCGGCCAGATCTGGCAGGTCATGACCCCGCTGCTGAACGCGGCGGTCTACTACTTCATCTTCGGCGTGCTGCTCGGCACCAAGAAGGGCGTCCCGGACTACATCCCCTTCCTGGTCACCGGCGTGTTCGTGTGGACGTTCACGCAGAGCTCGATCCAGGTGGGCACCCGGGCGATCTCCGGCAACCTCGGTCTGGTGCGTGCCCTGCACTTCCCGCGCGCCGCCCTGCCGATCTCCTTCTGCATCCAGCAGCTCCAGCAACTGCTGTTCTCGATGGCCGCGCTGGTCGTCATCCTGCTGGGCTTCGGCCTGCCGGTCACCCCCGGCTGGCTGCTGGTGATCCCCGTGCTGGTCCTGCAGTTCCTGTTCAACGCGGGCATGGCGATGATCATGGCGCGGATGGGCGCCAAGACCCCGGACATCGCCCAGCTGATGCCGTTCGTGCTGCGCACCTGGATGTACGTGTCCGGCGTGATGTGGAGCATCAGCAAGCTCACCAAGAAGGACCACCTGCCGCACATCGTCACGATCCTGCTGGAGAACAACCCGGCCGCGGTCTACATCGACCTCATGCGCTACGCGCTGATCAAGAGCTTCCACGCCAGGCAGCTCCCCCCGCACGTGTGGGCCACGGCCACCGGCTGGGCCCTGCTCGCCGGCGTCGGAGGCTTCATCTACTTCTGGAAGGCTGAGGAGAAGTACGGCCGTGGCTGA
- a CDS encoding glycosyltransferase family 39 protein, which translates to MKPRSRGEAATAAGAPPGATARVARGEGDRARRRVAVGVPALVMLAVGLRGLDRNGMWRDEAVSFQVGRRTVPQIWRLLHDVDAVHGLYYLLVHAVLTVHPGEVALRLPSVCAAAVTAALVAALGTRLLRPRAGLWAGLLYALTPMAGHYAQEGRSYALVAAGATGATLLFVRAVEEGSRARAWAAYGAVLALTCWLHEFAVLLLCAHAASLALTRAGARAWRGWGCAAGGVAVSLVPMVLVSRGQAAQVAWLRRPTAVSAEELARAFFGPSGAVYAVCLCLVFAGLPGLVGRRGNVTLVGVALPLTVVPPVVLMLASQVSPLFVNRYVLYALSGAPLLVVAGAERVAGMAGRLPLGGRRVRPRLVVLAGVLAVGAGFLHQLPVLRADRDPGTRPDDLGAVSRVVAREAAEGDAVLFLPAPARNAALAYPGAFRGVRDVALVEGAAGSGTLYGREAGPGEVRRRVARLDRVWVVADPGLLAGRRRPSNPVEQAKLAVLRRDFTGRKEVRRGGLVVRLYVRDPLSGPVSRPRSPLSGPPRPGRS; encoded by the coding sequence GTGAAACCGAGGTCCCGTGGGGAGGCCGCGACGGCGGCCGGCGCGCCGCCCGGCGCCACGGCGCGCGTGGCGCGCGGCGAGGGCGACCGGGCCCGCCGCCGGGTCGCCGTGGGCGTGCCCGCGCTGGTGATGCTCGCGGTCGGGCTCCGGGGGCTGGACCGCAACGGAATGTGGCGCGACGAGGCCGTCAGCTTCCAGGTCGGGCGGCGCACGGTGCCGCAGATCTGGCGGCTGCTGCACGACGTGGACGCCGTGCACGGCCTGTACTACCTCCTCGTGCACGCCGTCCTGACCGTGCACCCCGGCGAGGTGGCGCTGCGGCTGCCGTCGGTGTGCGCGGCGGCGGTGACGGCCGCGCTGGTGGCGGCGCTCGGCACGCGGCTTCTGCGGCCGCGTGCGGGGCTGTGGGCCGGGCTGCTGTACGCGCTCACGCCGATGGCCGGGCACTACGCGCAGGAAGGCCGCTCGTACGCCCTGGTGGCCGCCGGGGCGACCGGGGCGACGCTGCTGTTCGTCCGGGCCGTCGAGGAGGGTTCGCGCGCGCGGGCCTGGGCGGCGTACGGCGCCGTCCTCGCGCTCACCTGCTGGCTGCACGAGTTCGCGGTGCTGCTGCTGTGCGCCCACGCGGCGTCGCTGGCGCTGACCCGGGCCGGGGCGAGGGCGTGGCGTGGCTGGGGGTGCGCGGCGGGCGGGGTCGCGGTCTCGCTGGTGCCGATGGTGCTGGTGTCCCGGGGGCAGGCGGCGCAGGTGGCGTGGCTGCGGAGGCCTACGGCCGTCAGCGCGGAGGAGTTGGCGCGGGCGTTCTTCGGGCCGTCCGGGGCGGTGTACGCGGTGTGCCTGTGCCTGGTGTTCGCAGGGCTGCCGGGGCTTGTGGGGCGGCGGGGGAATGTCACTCTCGTGGGGGTGGCCCTGCCGTTGACGGTGGTGCCGCCGGTGGTGCTCATGCTGGCCTCGCAGGTGTCGCCGCTGTTCGTCAACCGGTATGTGCTGTACGCGTTGAGCGGGGCGCCGTTGCTGGTGGTGGCGGGGGCGGAGCGCGTGGCCGGGATGGCGGGGCGGCTGCCGCTCGGCGGCCGTCGTGTGCGACCGCGGCTCGTCGTGCTCGCCGGGGTTCTCGCGGTCGGCGCCGGATTCCTGCACCAGCTTCCGGTGCTGCGGGCCGATCGGGATCCCGGCACCCGGCCCGACGACCTCGGAGCCGTGTCCCGGGTGGTGGCACGGGAGGCCGCGGAAGGGGACGCGGTGCTGTTCCTGCCGGCGCCTGCGCGGAACGCGGCGCTGGCCTACCCGGGGGCGTTCCGCGGGGTGCGGGACGTCGCGCTGGTGGAGGGGGCCGCCGGGTCGGGGACCCTGTACGGGCGCGAGGCCGGGCCGGGCGAGGTGCGGCGGAGGGTGGCGCGGCTTGACCGGGTGTGGGTCGTGGCGGACCCGGGCCTGCTCGCCGGACGCCGACGCCCGTCGAACCCCGTCGAGCAGGCCAAACTCGCCGTGCTGCGGCGGGACTTCACCGGGCGGAAGGAGGTCCGGCGGGGCGGCCTGGTCGTACGGCTGTATGTGCGCGACCCCCTGTCCGGGCCGGTCAGCCGGCCTCGCTCTCCGCTGTCAGGGCCGCCGCGTCCAGGGCGGTCGTGA